From the genome of Mustela lutreola isolate mMusLut2 chromosome 16, mMusLut2.pri, whole genome shotgun sequence, one region includes:
- the FCSK gene encoding L-fucose kinase isoform X1 has translation MEQPKGVDWTVIILTCQYQESVHVFQTELEVRQKREQIPPGTLLLAVEDPEMRVGSGGATLNALLVAAEHLSARAGFTVVTSDVLQSARILILHMGRDFPFEDCGRAFTCLPVENPEAPVEAVVCNLDCLLDIMSHRLGPGSPPGVWVCSTDMLLSVPPNPGISWDNFRGARVIALPGSTAYARNHGVFLTDAQGFVLDIYYQGTEAEIQRCARPDGRVPLVSGVVFFSVETAEHLLATHVSPPLDACTYMGLDSGARPVQLSLFFDILLCMARNMNREDFLAGQPPEMGQGDSDGAGYLQAARAELWRELRDQPLTMAYVADGSYSYLSNSASAFLGSVTFPGAPRARVVHSQVEELELLGGGSSVVSCLLEGPVQLGAGSVLQHCHLQGPVHIGTGCLVSGLDTAQCEALRGLELHDLVLQGHHVRLHGAPGRVFTLVGRLDSWERQGTGTYLNMSWSEFFQKTGVRDWDLWDPDTPPAERCLLSARLFPVLHPSRALGPQDLLWMLDPQEDGGKALRAWRACWRLSWEQLQPCLDRAAILASRRDLFFCQALRKARHVLEARQDLSLRPLIRAAVREGCPGPLLATLDQVAAGAGDPGVAARALACVADVLGCMAEGRGGLRSGPAANPGWMRPFSYLECGDLAGGVQALAQERDKWLTRPALLVRAARHYEGAGQILIRQAVMSAQHFVSTEPVELPAPGQWVVAECPARVDFSGGWSDTPPLAYELGGAVLGLAVRVDGRRPIGARARRIPEPELWLAVGPRQDKMAMKMVCWSLDDLQDYCQPHAPGALLKAAFICAGIVHIGSKLSLREQLLQTFGGGFELHAWSELPHGSGLGTSSILAGAALAALQRAAGRVVGTEALIHAVLHLEQVLTTGGGWQDQVGGLMPGIKVGRSRAQLPLKVEVEEIIVPEGFVQQLNDHLLLVYTGKTRLARNLLQDVLRNWYARLPAVVQNAHSLVRHTEECAEAFRRGSLPLLGQCLTSYWDQKKLMAPGCEPLAVRRMMDVLAPHVHGQSLAGAGGGGFLYLLTKEPRQKEALEAVLAKTEGLGNYSVHLVQVDTQGLSLQLPGGETST, from the exons GGCCGAGATTTCCCTTTTGAGGACTGTGGCCGGGCCTTCACCTGCCTCCCTGTGGAGAACCCCGAGGCTCCGGTGGAGGCCGTGGTCTGCAACCTGGACTGCTTGCTGGACATCATGAGCCATCGG CTGGGCCCAGGCTCCCCGCCAGGTGTGTGGGTTTGCAGCACCGACATGCTGCTGTCCGTTCCTCCGAACCCAG GGATCAGCTGGGACAACTTCCGGGGAGCCAGAGTGATTGCCCTTCCGGGGAGCACGGCCTATGCCCGGAACCATGGTGTTTTCCTCACTGATGCCCAG GGCTTCGTTTTGGACATTTACTACCAAGGCACTGAGGCAGAGATCCAGCGGTGTGCCAGGCCGGATGGGCGGGTGCCACTG GTGTCCGGGgtggttttcttctctgtggaGACAGCTGAGCACCTCCTGGCCACCCATGTGAGCCCACCCTTGGATGCCTGCACCTACATGGGCTTGGACTCCGGAGCCCGGCCTGTCCAG CTGTCTCTCTTTTTCGACATCCTGCTCTGCATGGCCCGGAACATGAACAGGGAGGACTTCCTGGCAGGGCAGCCCCCGGAGATGGGGCAAGGTGACTCGGACGGCGCAGGTTATCTGCAGGCTGCCCGGGCTGAGCTGTGGAGGGAGCTTCGCGATCAGCCCCTCACCATGG CTTATGTCGCTGACGGCAGCTACAGCTACCTGAGCAACTCGGCCAGTGCGTTCCTGGGCAGCGTCACGTTCCCAGGGGCTCCCAGGGCCCGGGTAGTGCACTCCCAGGTGGAG GAGCTGGAGCTCCTGGGCGGCGGCAGCTCTGTGGTCAGCTGCCTGCTGGAGGGCCCCGTCCAGCTGGGTGCTGGGAGTGTCTTGCAACACTGCCACCTTCAG GGCCCCGTTCACATCGGCACTGGCTGCCTTGTGAGTGGCCTGGACACAGCGCAGTGTGAGGCCCTGCGTGGCTTGGAGCTGCATGATCTCGTCCTGCAGGGACACCACGTGCGACTGCACGGTGCCCCAGGCCGTGTATTCACCCTCGTTGGCCGTCTAGACAGCTGGGAG agGCAGGGGACAGGAACGTATCTCAACATGTCCTGGAGTgaattcttccagaaaacaggTGTTCG GGACTGGGATCTGTGGGATCCAGACACTCCCCCTGCAGAACGTTGCCTTCTTAGTGCCCGCCTCTTTCCTGTGCTCCACCCCTCGAGGGCCTTGGGGCCCCAGGACTTGCTGTGGATGCTGGACCCCCAGGAGGATGGGGGCAAGGCCCTACGGGCCTGGCGGGCCTGTTGGCGTCTGTCCTGGGAGCAGCTGCAGCCGTGCCTGGACCGGGCTGCCATACTGGCCTCCCGTCGGGACCTTTTCTTCTGCCAGGCCCTGCGTAAGGCGAGGCATGTGCTGGAGGCCCGGCAGGACCTTAGCCTGCGCCCGCTGATCCGGGCCGCTGTCCGAGAGGGCTGTCCTGGACCCCTGCTGGCCACGCTGGACCAGG TTGCAGCTGGTGCGGGAGACCCTGGTGTGGCAGCCCGGGCTCTGGCCTGTGTGGCCGATGTCCTGGGCTGCATGGCGGAGGGTCGAGGAGGCTTACGGAGTGGGCCAGCTGCCAACCCTGGGTGGATGCGGCCCTTCTCGTACCTGGAGTGTGGAGACCTGGCGGGAGGTGTGCAGGCGCTGGCCCAGGAGCGGGACAAGTGGCTGACCAG GCCGGCCTTGCTGGTGCGAGCTGCCCGCCACTATGAGGGAGCCGGGCAGATTCTCATCCGCCAGGCTGTGATGTCAGCCCAGCACTTTGTCTCCACGGAGCCGGTAGAGCTGCCAGCACCTGGGCAGTGGGTGGTGGCCGAGTGCCCGGCTCGTGTGGATTTCTCTG GTGGCTGGAGTGATACGCCACCCCTTGCCTATGAGCTCGGTGGGGCAGTGCTAGGTTTGGCTGTGCGAGTGGATGGCCGCCGGCCCATCGGGGCCAGAGCACGCCGCATCCCGGAGCCCGAGCTGTGGCTGGCAGTGGGGCCTCGGCAGGACAAGATGGCCATGAAGATGGTATGCTGGAGCCTGGATGACCTGCAGGATTACTGCCAGCCCCATGCCCCAG GGGCTCTGCTGAAGGCAGCCTTCATCTGTGCGGGGATTGTGCATATCGGCTCCAAGCTTTCATTGAGAGAGCAGCTGCTGCAGACCTTCGGGGGAGGCTTCGAGCTGCATGCCTGGTCTGAGCTGCCTCATGGCTCTGGTCTTG GCACGAGCAGCATCCTGGCAGGCGCAGCCCTGGCCGCCTTGCAGAGGGCCGCGGGCCGGGTGGTGGGCACCGAGGCCCTGATCCATGCAGTGCTGCACCTGGAACAGGTGCTCACTACAG GAGGTGGCTGGCAGGACCAAGTGGGTGGCCTAATGCCTGGCATCAAGGTGGGGCGCTCCCGGGCTCAGCTGCCACTGAAGGTGGAGGTGGAAGAGATCATTGTGCCCGAGGGCTTCGTCCAGCAGCTCAACGACCACCTGCTGCTGGTGTACACTGGCAAGACCCGGCTGGCACGGAATCTGCTGCAG GATGTGCTGAGGAACTGGTATGCCCGGCTGCCTGCCGTCGTGCAGAATGCCCACAGCCTGGTGCGGCACACCGAGGAATGTGCTGAAGCCTTCCGCCGAG ggagcctgcctctgctGGGCCAGTGCCTGACCTCATACTGGGACCAAAAGAAGCTCATGGCTCCAGGCTGTGAGCCCCTGGCTGTGCGGCGTATGATGGATGTCCTGGCCCCCCACGTACATGGCCAGAGCCTGGCAGGGGCAGGTGGCGGGGGTTTTCTCTATCTGTTGACCAAGGAGCCGCGGCAGAAGGAGGCTCTGGAGGCTGTCCTGGCCAAGACTGAG GGCCTCGGGAACTACAGCGTCCACCTGGTACAAGTGGACACTCAGGGCCTGAGCCTGCAGCTACCGGGTGGTGAGACCTCAACCTGA
- the FCSK gene encoding L-fucose kinase isoform X2 — MQMLKQGLAWLALSIQGMCFHCLLGRASHGRDFPFEDCGRAFTCLPVENPEAPVEAVVCNLDCLLDIMSHRLGPGSPPGVWVCSTDMLLSVPPNPGISWDNFRGARVIALPGSTAYARNHGVFLTDAQGFVLDIYYQGTEAEIQRCARPDGRVPLVSGVVFFSVETAEHLLATHVSPPLDACTYMGLDSGARPVQLSLFFDILLCMARNMNREDFLAGQPPEMGQGDSDGAGYLQAARAELWRELRDQPLTMAYVADGSYSYLSNSASAFLGSVTFPGAPRARVVHSQVEELELLGGGSSVVSCLLEGPVQLGAGSVLQHCHLQGPVHIGTGCLVSGLDTAQCEALRGLELHDLVLQGHHVRLHGAPGRVFTLVGRLDSWERQGTGTYLNMSWSEFFQKTGVRDWDLWDPDTPPAERCLLSARLFPVLHPSRALGPQDLLWMLDPQEDGGKALRAWRACWRLSWEQLQPCLDRAAILASRRDLFFCQALRKARHVLEARQDLSLRPLIRAAVREGCPGPLLATLDQVAAGAGDPGVAARALACVADVLGCMAEGRGGLRSGPAANPGWMRPFSYLECGDLAGGVQALAQERDKWLTRPALLVRAARHYEGAGQILIRQAVMSAQHFVSTEPVELPAPGQWVVAECPARVDFSGGWSDTPPLAYELGGAVLGLAVRVDGRRPIGARARRIPEPELWLAVGPRQDKMAMKMVCWSLDDLQDYCQPHAPGALLKAAFICAGIVHIGSKLSLREQLLQTFGGGFELHAWSELPHGSGLGTSSILAGAALAALQRAAGRVVGTEALIHAVLHLEQVLTTGGGWQDQVGGLMPGIKVGRSRAQLPLKVEVEEIIVPEGFVQQLNDHLLLVYTGKTRLARNLLQDVLRNWYARLPAVVQNAHSLVRHTEECAEAFRRGSLPLLGQCLTSYWDQKKLMAPGCEPLAVRRMMDVLAPHVHGQSLAGAGGGGFLYLLTKEPRQKEALEAVLAKTEGLGNYSVHLVQVDTQGLSLQLPGGETST; from the exons GGCCGAGATTTCCCTTTTGAGGACTGTGGCCGGGCCTTCACCTGCCTCCCTGTGGAGAACCCCGAGGCTCCGGTGGAGGCCGTGGTCTGCAACCTGGACTGCTTGCTGGACATCATGAGCCATCGG CTGGGCCCAGGCTCCCCGCCAGGTGTGTGGGTTTGCAGCACCGACATGCTGCTGTCCGTTCCTCCGAACCCAG GGATCAGCTGGGACAACTTCCGGGGAGCCAGAGTGATTGCCCTTCCGGGGAGCACGGCCTATGCCCGGAACCATGGTGTTTTCCTCACTGATGCCCAG GGCTTCGTTTTGGACATTTACTACCAAGGCACTGAGGCAGAGATCCAGCGGTGTGCCAGGCCGGATGGGCGGGTGCCACTG GTGTCCGGGgtggttttcttctctgtggaGACAGCTGAGCACCTCCTGGCCACCCATGTGAGCCCACCCTTGGATGCCTGCACCTACATGGGCTTGGACTCCGGAGCCCGGCCTGTCCAG CTGTCTCTCTTTTTCGACATCCTGCTCTGCATGGCCCGGAACATGAACAGGGAGGACTTCCTGGCAGGGCAGCCCCCGGAGATGGGGCAAGGTGACTCGGACGGCGCAGGTTATCTGCAGGCTGCCCGGGCTGAGCTGTGGAGGGAGCTTCGCGATCAGCCCCTCACCATGG CTTATGTCGCTGACGGCAGCTACAGCTACCTGAGCAACTCGGCCAGTGCGTTCCTGGGCAGCGTCACGTTCCCAGGGGCTCCCAGGGCCCGGGTAGTGCACTCCCAGGTGGAG GAGCTGGAGCTCCTGGGCGGCGGCAGCTCTGTGGTCAGCTGCCTGCTGGAGGGCCCCGTCCAGCTGGGTGCTGGGAGTGTCTTGCAACACTGCCACCTTCAG GGCCCCGTTCACATCGGCACTGGCTGCCTTGTGAGTGGCCTGGACACAGCGCAGTGTGAGGCCCTGCGTGGCTTGGAGCTGCATGATCTCGTCCTGCAGGGACACCACGTGCGACTGCACGGTGCCCCAGGCCGTGTATTCACCCTCGTTGGCCGTCTAGACAGCTGGGAG agGCAGGGGACAGGAACGTATCTCAACATGTCCTGGAGTgaattcttccagaaaacaggTGTTCG GGACTGGGATCTGTGGGATCCAGACACTCCCCCTGCAGAACGTTGCCTTCTTAGTGCCCGCCTCTTTCCTGTGCTCCACCCCTCGAGGGCCTTGGGGCCCCAGGACTTGCTGTGGATGCTGGACCCCCAGGAGGATGGGGGCAAGGCCCTACGGGCCTGGCGGGCCTGTTGGCGTCTGTCCTGGGAGCAGCTGCAGCCGTGCCTGGACCGGGCTGCCATACTGGCCTCCCGTCGGGACCTTTTCTTCTGCCAGGCCCTGCGTAAGGCGAGGCATGTGCTGGAGGCCCGGCAGGACCTTAGCCTGCGCCCGCTGATCCGGGCCGCTGTCCGAGAGGGCTGTCCTGGACCCCTGCTGGCCACGCTGGACCAGG TTGCAGCTGGTGCGGGAGACCCTGGTGTGGCAGCCCGGGCTCTGGCCTGTGTGGCCGATGTCCTGGGCTGCATGGCGGAGGGTCGAGGAGGCTTACGGAGTGGGCCAGCTGCCAACCCTGGGTGGATGCGGCCCTTCTCGTACCTGGAGTGTGGAGACCTGGCGGGAGGTGTGCAGGCGCTGGCCCAGGAGCGGGACAAGTGGCTGACCAG GCCGGCCTTGCTGGTGCGAGCTGCCCGCCACTATGAGGGAGCCGGGCAGATTCTCATCCGCCAGGCTGTGATGTCAGCCCAGCACTTTGTCTCCACGGAGCCGGTAGAGCTGCCAGCACCTGGGCAGTGGGTGGTGGCCGAGTGCCCGGCTCGTGTGGATTTCTCTG GTGGCTGGAGTGATACGCCACCCCTTGCCTATGAGCTCGGTGGGGCAGTGCTAGGTTTGGCTGTGCGAGTGGATGGCCGCCGGCCCATCGGGGCCAGAGCACGCCGCATCCCGGAGCCCGAGCTGTGGCTGGCAGTGGGGCCTCGGCAGGACAAGATGGCCATGAAGATGGTATGCTGGAGCCTGGATGACCTGCAGGATTACTGCCAGCCCCATGCCCCAG GGGCTCTGCTGAAGGCAGCCTTCATCTGTGCGGGGATTGTGCATATCGGCTCCAAGCTTTCATTGAGAGAGCAGCTGCTGCAGACCTTCGGGGGAGGCTTCGAGCTGCATGCCTGGTCTGAGCTGCCTCATGGCTCTGGTCTTG GCACGAGCAGCATCCTGGCAGGCGCAGCCCTGGCCGCCTTGCAGAGGGCCGCGGGCCGGGTGGTGGGCACCGAGGCCCTGATCCATGCAGTGCTGCACCTGGAACAGGTGCTCACTACAG GAGGTGGCTGGCAGGACCAAGTGGGTGGCCTAATGCCTGGCATCAAGGTGGGGCGCTCCCGGGCTCAGCTGCCACTGAAGGTGGAGGTGGAAGAGATCATTGTGCCCGAGGGCTTCGTCCAGCAGCTCAACGACCACCTGCTGCTGGTGTACACTGGCAAGACCCGGCTGGCACGGAATCTGCTGCAG GATGTGCTGAGGAACTGGTATGCCCGGCTGCCTGCCGTCGTGCAGAATGCCCACAGCCTGGTGCGGCACACCGAGGAATGTGCTGAAGCCTTCCGCCGAG ggagcctgcctctgctGGGCCAGTGCCTGACCTCATACTGGGACCAAAAGAAGCTCATGGCTCCAGGCTGTGAGCCCCTGGCTGTGCGGCGTATGATGGATGTCCTGGCCCCCCACGTACATGGCCAGAGCCTGGCAGGGGCAGGTGGCGGGGGTTTTCTCTATCTGTTGACCAAGGAGCCGCGGCAGAAGGAGGCTCTGGAGGCTGTCCTGGCCAAGACTGAG GGCCTCGGGAACTACAGCGTCCACCTGGTACAAGTGGACACTCAGGGCCTGAGCCTGCAGCTACCGGGTGGTGAGACCTCAACCTGA